The Pyrococcus kukulkanii genome contains a region encoding:
- a CDS encoding ADP-specific glucokinase, whose protein sequence is MTEWEGLYKGAIEKAIKSVPKVKGVLLGYNTNIDAIKYLNSKDLEKRIEKAGKEEVLKYSEELPEKITSIPQLLGSILWSIRRGKAAELFVESCPVRFYMKRWGWDELRMGGQVGIMANLLGGVYGVPVIAHVPQISRLQASLFLDGPIYVPKVEDGKVKLVHPRKFQGDEESCIHFIYEFPRGFKVFEFEAPRENRFIGAADDYNTTLFIRDEFKEGFRDIVKNVQLAIISGLQALTKETYGEPMETIKAHLEILNEKNIPAHLEFAFTPDELVRKEIIKILGKFHSVGLNEVELSSIMEVMGEKELAEKLLAHDPVDPIAVTEAMLKLAKETGVKRIHFHTYGYYLALTEYKGEHVRDALLFAALAAAAKAMKGNITSLGEIKEALSVPVNERAGQVEEVLIKEYEMKGGIAEVEGYQLAFVPTKIVTKPKSTVGIGDTISSSAFIGEFSFTL, encoded by the coding sequence ATGACGGAGTGGGAGGGTCTGTATAAAGGTGCAATTGAGAAGGCAATAAAATCAGTTCCAAAGGTTAAAGGGGTTCTCCTGGGCTATAACACGAACATAGATGCCATAAAATACCTAAATTCTAAAGACCTTGAGAAGAGGATAGAGAAGGCCGGAAAGGAGGAAGTATTGAAGTACTCTGAAGAGCTTCCAGAAAAAATTACCTCGATTCCACAGCTCCTTGGCTCAATTCTCTGGAGCATTAGAAGGGGGAAAGCAGCGGAACTCTTCGTTGAGAGCTGTCCTGTCAGATTTTACATGAAGAGATGGGGCTGGGACGAGCTCAGGATGGGAGGTCAGGTAGGGATAATGGCCAACCTCCTAGGTGGAGTTTACGGTGTTCCGGTTATAGCTCATGTCCCTCAGATCTCAAGGCTACAGGCAAGCCTCTTCCTTGACGGGCCAATATACGTTCCGAAGGTTGAGGATGGTAAGGTTAAGCTTGTCCATCCCAGGAAATTCCAGGGAGACGAGGAGAGTTGCATACACTTCATCTATGAGTTCCCCAGGGGATTCAAGGTATTTGAGTTCGAGGCTCCCAGGGAGAACAGGTTCATTGGGGCTGCTGATGACTACAACACGACGCTATTCATAAGGGATGAGTTCAAAGAGGGCTTTAGGGATATAGTAAAGAACGTTCAGCTGGCAATAATCAGCGGGTTGCAGGCCCTCACAAAGGAAACGTACGGGGAGCCCATGGAAACAATAAAGGCGCACCTTGAGATCCTCAATGAAAAGAACATCCCAGCACACTTAGAATTCGCGTTTACACCAGACGAGTTAGTCAGGAAGGAGATCATAAAGATCCTGGGCAAATTCCACAGCGTTGGCCTGAATGAGGTCGAGCTCTCTTCTATAATGGAGGTGATGGGAGAGAAGGAGTTGGCTGAGAAGTTACTAGCCCATGATCCAGTTGATCCAATAGCTGTAACCGAGGCCATGCTTAAGCTTGCCAAGGAGACGGGAGTTAAGAGAATACACTTCCACACCTATGGTTACTACCTTGCATTAACTGAATACAAGGGAGAGCACGTTAGGGATGCACTGTTGTTCGCCGCATTAGCTGCCGCTGCAAAGGCAATGAAGGGTAACATAACGAGCTTGGGGGAGATAAAGGAGGCCTTAAGCGTCCCAGTGAATGAGAGGGCCGGGCAAGTTGAGGAGGTTCTCATTAAAGAATACGAGATGAAGGGTGGAATTGCAGAAGTTGAGGGTTACCAGCTGGCCTTTGTGCCCACTAAGATAGTCACTAAGCCTAAGTCAACGGTTGGGATTGGGGATACAATCTCAAGCTCAGCCTTCATTGGAGAGTTCTCCTTCACCCTTTGA
- a CDS encoding t26-17p, producing MVVLVWRVKVHKHIKRQRKKGKVYNVEQKIIYVPSKANVGEEVYILTPEELQEILSLIPEKRRPKWLVVE from the coding sequence ATGGTGGTGTTAGTGTGGAGGGTGAAGGTTCACAAGCACATCAAGAGGCAAAGGAAGAAAGGTAAGGTTTACAACGTCGAGCAGAAGATAATCTACGTCCCCTCAAAGGCTAATGTTGGAGAGGAAGTTTACATCCTAACTCCAGAGGAACTCCAGGAGATACTAAGCCTAATTCCAGAAAAGAGAAGGCCAAAGTGGCTGGTGGTGGAATGA
- a CDS encoding type I restriction endonuclease — translation MDYLKDGVSIKDEETGELKRLMLIDYENPENNEFLVANQVSYPFKTKIPDIVLYINGIPIVIIECRLSDEPRLWRCFFGSSC, via the coding sequence TTGGACTACTTGAAGGATGGCGTCTCAATCAAGGATGAAGAAACTGGTGAGCTAAAACGACTGATGCTCATAGATTATGAAAATCCAGAAAATAACGAGTTTTTAGTTGCAAACCAAGTTAGTTATCCCTTTAAAACAAAAATCCCAGACATAGTTCTCTATATCAATGGGATTCCCATTGTGATAATAGAGTGCAGGCTGTCCGATGAACCGAGATTGTGGAGGTGTTTCTTTGGGAGCTCTTGCTAA
- the tsaA gene encoding tRNA (N6-threonylcarbamoyladenosine(37)-N6)-methyltransferase TrmO, with amino-acid sequence MFAVYPIGYIRKENGVFIEILPEFLEAVDGLSEGDWIKVIAWLHESDTPEKRKVLKVHPRGNPRNPLTGVFATRSPLRPNPFALYTVRIERIEGNKLYISWVDAYEGTPVLDIRIFVKRLDCPSEIERREVNKGRGVRIGEINLIPRKSNYLGKLEEVSPEEFEALTVEIGPKTAVLSAEELCTLIKTLKKIYEELPVEIRGKLGCLE; translated from the coding sequence TTGTTCGCCGTTTACCCCATAGGGTACATAAGGAAGGAAAATGGAGTGTTTATCGAGATCCTTCCCGAGTTCTTAGAGGCGGTGGATGGACTAAGTGAGGGAGACTGGATAAAGGTAATAGCTTGGCTCCATGAAAGCGATACTCCAGAGAAGAGGAAAGTTCTGAAAGTCCATCCGCGCGGCAATCCAAGAAATCCCTTAACTGGTGTCTTTGCCACTCGCTCTCCATTAAGACCGAATCCCTTTGCCTTGTATACCGTTAGGATAGAGAGGATTGAGGGAAATAAACTCTACATCTCCTGGGTTGATGCGTACGAGGGAACTCCTGTCCTCGACATAAGAATATTCGTTAAGAGGCTTGACTGTCCAAGTGAGATTGAGAGGAGGGAAGTGAATAAAGGTAGGGGAGTTCGGATTGGCGAGATCAACTTAATACCCAGGAAGTCCAATTATCTGGGTAAGCTTGAAGAAGTGTCTCCTGAGGAGTTCGAGGCCTTGACAGTTGAGATAGGCCCTAAAACTGCCGTTCTTTCTGCTGAAGAGCTGTGTACATTGATTAAAACCCTCAAAAAGATTTATGAAGAATTGCCCGTTGAGATTAGGGGCAAGCTGGGGTGTTTGGAGTGA
- a CDS encoding DUF61 family protein — protein MERIERIIEFEVARINSHLPRKRESLSRLLLMDDPKVKLRDGSYHYFKRDELLLLRSLLEEEDAEKLKLPIVLEISTVDRGSFIVRGKVEVKVIKKILEIEEGYEEETMLRLPRYYLPRIRRKLPTTTVHAFITEW, from the coding sequence ATGGAGAGGATTGAGAGGATAATTGAATTCGAGGTAGCTAGAATAAATTCCCATCTACCTAGGAAAAGGGAAAGTTTATCAAGATTACTCCTAATGGATGATCCAAAGGTAAAGCTGAGGGACGGCAGTTATCACTACTTCAAACGGGACGAGCTATTGCTTCTGAGGTCACTCCTTGAAGAGGAAGATGCTGAGAAACTTAAGCTCCCAATAGTCCTTGAGATAAGCACTGTAGATAGGGGGAGCTTCATAGTTAGGGGCAAAGTTGAGGTTAAGGTTATAAAGAAAATCCTAGAAATTGAGGAGGGTTACGAGGAGGAGACAATGCTAAGGCTCCCAAGGTATTACCTTCCAAGGATAAGGAGAAAACTCCCCACGACAACGGTTCACGCCTTCATAACGGAGTGGTAA
- a CDS encoding AbrB/MazE/SpoVT family DNA-binding domain-containing protein — MLENIRSKGGEHMDTNKEQGKETREPLAKFQARIDRDGRLIIPRYIRDALNIEQGDYVKIILRKINVNLEERTIYVLNQAQVISKVGRKGAVHIPNDLRGDLNIQPDELVEVILLDFYKRKVPDENTQFKYVFLNV, encoded by the coding sequence ATGTTAGAAAACATAAGGAGCAAAGGCGGTGAGCACATGGACACTAACAAAGAACAGGGGAAAGAAACAAGAGAACCATTAGCGAAGTTTCAGGCTAGGATAGATAGGGATGGAAGGCTAATTATCCCGAGGTACATCAGAGATGCCTTGAATATCGAACAGGGCGATTATGTCAAGATAATACTAAGGAAAATCAATGTAAACCTTGAGGAAAGGACTATATATGTACTTAACCAGGCTCAGGTAATTTCGAAAGTTGGAAGAAAAGGAGCAGTTCACATCCCAAATGACCTTAGGGGGGACTTAAACATTCAGCCAGACGAACTTGTTGAGGTTATACTACTTGACTTCTACAAGAGAAAAGTTCCTGATGAAAACACTCAATTCAAGTATGTTTTTTTGAACGTTTAA
- a CDS encoding Hfq-like protein, whose protein sequence is MKEKKFSLNNISGIIKVLSGEVIVGKIKCLDDNFILVLTKDGKVFIVNKKAIAYIEVQQGNPV, encoded by the coding sequence GTGAAGGAGAAGAAGTTCAGTCTGAATAATATTAGTGGGATTATTAAGGTTTTATCTGGCGAAGTAATAGTTGGAAAGATCAAGTGCCTTGATGACAACTTCATCCTAGTACTCACCAAAGATGGGAAAGTATTCATCGTGAACAAGAAAGCAATCGCCTACATTGAGGTTCAACAAGGGAATCCGGTTTAG
- the glnA gene encoding type I glutamate--ammonia ligase, protein MNIAGTISKFNRKPKFVQLIFVDVNGVPKGMEVPISRLEEAVETGIAFDGSSIPGFQGIEDSDLVFKADPDTYVEVPWDNVARVYGYIYKDNKPYPADPRGVLKNVLDELAKDGFKVYIGPEPEFYFFKKNGTWELEIPDFGGYFDILTLDRAREIRREIAEYMPAFGLTPEVLHHEVGKAQHEIDFRYDEALKTADNIVSFKYIVKAVAEMHGLYATFMPKPIYEMPGNGMHVHISLWKDGENIFKGEEGLSETALHFIGGILKHAKALTAVTNPTVNSYKRLVPGYEAPVYVSWGYRNRSVLIRVPAFWGNGARIEYRCPDPSANPYFAFAAIIKAGFDGIKHKIDPFAYVEENVYEMSEEKKAQLGIDILPSNLGEALEELEQDKVIKKALGGAYKNFIEYKRAEWEEYLDYLESKHLSKDTKRITEWELERYFFI, encoded by the coding sequence ATGAACATTGCTGGGACCATTAGCAAGTTTAATAGGAAGCCCAAGTTTGTGCAGCTCATATTTGTTGATGTAAATGGAGTGCCTAAGGGAATGGAAGTGCCAATCAGTAGGCTTGAAGAGGCCGTGGAAACTGGAATAGCTTTTGACGGCTCTTCAATCCCAGGATTCCAAGGAATCGAAGATAGCGATCTCGTATTCAAGGCCGACCCAGACACGTACGTTGAGGTTCCATGGGACAACGTCGCAAGGGTCTACGGTTACATATATAAAGATAACAAGCCCTATCCAGCCGACCCCAGGGGCGTCCTGAAGAACGTTCTCGATGAGTTAGCTAAAGATGGCTTTAAAGTTTACATAGGGCCGGAGCCAGAGTTTTACTTCTTCAAGAAGAATGGTACCTGGGAGCTTGAAATTCCAGACTTCGGAGGTTACTTTGACATATTAACCCTAGATAGGGCGAGGGAGATAAGGAGGGAGATTGCCGAGTACATGCCCGCCTTTGGCCTTACCCCAGAAGTGCTCCACCACGAAGTCGGAAAGGCCCAGCATGAGATCGATTTCAGGTACGATGAGGCCCTGAAGACGGCAGATAATATAGTAAGCTTCAAGTACATCGTTAAGGCAGTTGCGGAGATGCATGGGCTGTACGCTACCTTCATGCCTAAACCGATCTACGAAATGCCCGGCAATGGAATGCACGTCCACATAAGCCTCTGGAAGGATGGGGAAAACATATTTAAAGGCGAGGAAGGGTTAAGCGAAACCGCTCTTCACTTCATCGGCGGAATACTGAAGCACGCCAAGGCACTAACCGCTGTTACGAACCCAACCGTGAACAGCTACAAGAGGCTAGTCCCAGGGTACGAGGCACCAGTGTACGTAAGCTGGGGCTACAGGAACAGGAGCGTCCTTATTAGAGTTCCAGCGTTTTGGGGGAATGGGGCAAGGATCGAGTATCGCTGTCCAGATCCAAGTGCCAACCCGTACTTTGCATTTGCAGCGATTATTAAGGCCGGATTCGATGGAATCAAGCACAAGATCGACCCATTCGCGTACGTCGAGGAGAATGTCTATGAGATGAGTGAAGAGAAGAAGGCCCAGCTTGGAATTGACATCCTCCCAAGTAACCTAGGAGAAGCCCTTGAAGAGCTTGAGCAGGATAAGGTCATCAAAAAGGCCCTGGGAGGAGCGTACAAGAACTTCATTGAGTACAAGAGGGCTGAATGGGAGGAGTACTTGGACTACCTTGAGAGCAAGCACTTGTCGAAGGACACCAAAAGGATCACTGAGTGGGAACTTGAAAGGTACTTCTTCATCTGA
- a CDS encoding geranylgeranyl reductase family protein encodes MKYEVLIIGGGPVGNYLATLLAGKMDVAVVERKGHFGGKACTGIIGAEMYEGLGLPEKAILNAFNGAFFISKKTVFEVSRKTPQAYLVDRKILERELAKRAMKRGAEYYMATSFLGFRNGKAVVQHLDSKFEIEAKFYVGADGMNSTVAREIGARTDGEVLKGWEVEVLGNFRRDRVEVWVNKDLNPEFFFWVAPINEEEARVGTFGSVDSLAKFLKLRRLNGGRILEFKTGAVILGWRRPWVKGNVALLGDAALQIKPTTAGGIVFGAYCARVLAKGILNGDISRYERECSWVRNQISFGLRVRKLFRKMSQENIEEVFDVLSSEEAREIIERSANFDDHVQTVKAILKSPRLLAKLIRISPMILRMLV; translated from the coding sequence ATGAAGTACGAAGTCCTTATAATTGGTGGAGGGCCGGTGGGAAACTACTTGGCAACATTGTTGGCAGGAAAGATGGACGTTGCCGTTGTTGAGAGAAAAGGCCACTTCGGAGGTAAGGCCTGCACGGGCATAATTGGAGCGGAGATGTACGAAGGCTTAGGACTGCCCGAAAAGGCCATTTTAAATGCGTTTAATGGGGCATTTTTCATATCAAAAAAGACCGTATTCGAGGTAAGTAGGAAAACTCCCCAAGCATATTTGGTTGATAGGAAGATCCTAGAGAGAGAACTCGCAAAGAGAGCCATGAAGAGGGGGGCAGAGTACTACATGGCGACAAGCTTCCTAGGATTTAGAAATGGGAAGGCAGTAGTGCAACACCTTGACTCCAAATTTGAGATAGAGGCAAAGTTTTACGTTGGAGCAGATGGAATGAACAGCACCGTAGCGAGAGAAATTGGGGCGAGAACTGATGGAGAAGTATTGAAGGGATGGGAAGTAGAAGTCCTGGGAAACTTTAGGAGAGATAGAGTTGAAGTATGGGTGAATAAAGATCTCAATCCAGAGTTCTTCTTCTGGGTTGCCCCTATAAACGAGGAGGAGGCAAGAGTAGGGACTTTCGGTTCTGTTGATTCCTTGGCAAAGTTCCTCAAGCTGAGAAGGTTGAATGGGGGTAGGATACTTGAATTCAAAACGGGGGCCGTGATCCTAGGATGGAGGAGGCCATGGGTTAAGGGGAATGTCGCCCTCTTAGGGGATGCCGCCCTTCAGATAAAGCCAACAACCGCCGGTGGAATAGTCTTTGGAGCGTACTGTGCGAGGGTTTTGGCGAAGGGTATATTGAATGGGGACATCTCAAGGTACGAGAGGGAGTGCTCTTGGGTTAGAAATCAGATAAGCTTTGGATTGAGGGTGAGGAAACTCTTCAGGAAAATGTCCCAGGAGAACATTGAGGAAGTATTCGACGTGCTGTCAAGCGAAGAGGCAAGGGAGATAATAGAGAGGAGCGCGAACTTTGACGATCACGTCCAAACTGTAAAAGCTATTCTAAAAAGCCCAAGACTTCTTGCCAAGCTTATAAGGATAAGCCCCATGATACTGAGGATGCTCGTCTGA
- a CDS encoding L-threonylcarbamoyladenylate synthase, with protein MTIIINMRDKIDEKKLRVAAKLIREGKLVAFPTETVYGLGADALNETAVRRIFEAKGRPADNPLIIHIADFSQVHELAREVPEEAEMLAKKFWPGPLTIVLPRKDVVPKVTTGGLDTVAIRMPAHEIALKLIKLSGRPIAAPSANISGRPSPTSAEHVIDDFYGKIECIIDGGETKIGVESTVIDLTEWPPVLLRPGGLPLEEIEKVIGEVRVHPAVYGKKVNLAKAPGMKYRHYAPSAEVIVVEGPREKVEEKIGELVEEFRRRGKRVGVIGSGRYNADEFFFLGSTVEDIARNLFKALRYMDKAGVDVVLAEGVEERGLGLAVMNRLRKAAGYKVIKV; from the coding sequence ATGACTATCATCATAAACATGAGGGATAAAATCGACGAGAAGAAGCTCAGGGTAGCCGCTAAACTAATCAGAGAGGGAAAACTTGTTGCTTTTCCCACAGAGACCGTTTACGGATTGGGGGCAGACGCCCTAAACGAGACGGCCGTGAGAAGGATATTCGAGGCTAAAGGAAGGCCTGCTGATAATCCCCTGATAATCCATATCGCGGACTTTTCTCAAGTGCACGAGTTGGCGAGGGAGGTTCCTGAGGAAGCGGAGATGTTAGCTAAGAAATTCTGGCCCGGGCCCCTAACCATTGTCCTTCCTAGGAAAGATGTGGTTCCCAAAGTAACAACGGGAGGCCTCGATACCGTGGCCATAAGGATGCCTGCCCACGAGATAGCCCTGAAGCTTATAAAACTCAGTGGAAGGCCAATAGCCGCTCCTTCCGCTAACATAAGCGGTAGGCCTAGTCCAACGTCTGCCGAGCACGTTATAGATGACTTTTACGGAAAGATAGAGTGCATAATAGATGGCGGCGAGACGAAGATCGGCGTTGAGTCGACGGTCATAGATCTCACCGAATGGCCTCCCGTGCTCCTCAGGCCCGGAGGCTTACCGCTAGAGGAGATTGAGAAGGTCATTGGGGAGGTAAGGGTTCATCCGGCCGTTTACGGGAAGAAGGTAAACTTGGCAAAGGCCCCAGGGATGAAGTACAGGCACTACGCCCCCAGTGCTGAAGTAATCGTTGTTGAAGGGCCAAGAGAGAAGGTAGAAGAGAAGATAGGGGAGCTGGTAGAGGAATTCAGAAGGAGGGGTAAGAGGGTCGGGGTTATTGGCTCTGGAAGATATAACGCGGACGAGTTCTTCTTCTTGGGGAGCACGGTTGAAGACATCGCTAGGAATCTTTTCAAGGCTCTAAGGTACATGGATAAGGCGGGAGTTGATGTGGTCTTAGCTGAAGGGGTTGAAGAGAGGGGATTGGGGTTGGCAGTTATGAACAGGCTAAGAAAAGCCGCTGGTTATAAAGTTATAAAGGTTTGA
- a CDS encoding glycosyltransferase family 4 protein yields the protein MKILMVGHYPPHRGGVARHVKELVECLRTRHEVHVLTYGTVKVREGGVYSIKVPNIFGLRGISFVLLASKVIRRLHEKNNYDVIHAHYVGTTSYSAILSGVRPVVITAHGSDLEFMSKLPLGRYFVKESLIKADKVIAVSHYLAKKALRLGAREVKVIPNWTTLSGRSERKAIVFLGRIARYKGIYDFIRLAEHFPEEEFLVAGEGPRIKAPENVKFLGYVRAEEVLSKAKVLVLPSRREGFGLVILEANSFGVPVLGRDIGGIRELIRHGKNGYLFNTLEEAVEFLNRLLEGKEGAKRGAIGKRISTLYSLEKACREVEKVYGEVVR from the coding sequence GTGAAAATCCTAATGGTTGGCCACTACCCCCCGCACAGGGGAGGGGTTGCAAGGCACGTTAAGGAGTTGGTTGAATGCCTTAGGACTAGGCACGAGGTTCACGTTTTAACTTATGGAACGGTCAAAGTTAGGGAGGGTGGGGTTTACTCGATCAAAGTTCCCAACATCTTTGGCCTTAGGGGAATATCCTTTGTCTTGCTTGCTTCGAAGGTTATAAGGAGGTTACATGAGAAAAATAACTACGATGTAATCCACGCACATTATGTTGGAACCACAAGCTACTCCGCGATTCTCTCAGGCGTTAGGCCGGTGGTAATTACGGCCCACGGGAGCGACCTTGAGTTCATGTCCAAGCTTCCACTGGGCAGGTACTTCGTTAAGGAGTCCTTGATCAAGGCCGATAAGGTGATAGCCGTCAGCCACTACTTGGCCAAGAAGGCCTTAAGGCTGGGCGCGAGGGAGGTTAAGGTAATTCCTAACTGGACGACCCTCAGTGGAAGATCTGAGAGGAAGGCAATTGTCTTCCTGGGTAGGATTGCCAGGTATAAAGGTATCTATGACTTCATAAGGCTTGCCGAGCACTTCCCTGAAGAGGAGTTCCTCGTTGCCGGCGAGGGCCCCAGGATTAAGGCTCCAGAGAATGTAAAATTCTTGGGGTACGTTAGGGCTGAAGAGGTTTTAAGCAAGGCGAAAGTTCTTGTTCTCCCCTCAAGAAGGGAGGGATTTGGTCTCGTCATTCTTGAGGCAAATTCTTTTGGGGTTCCCGTCTTGGGGAGGGATATCGGCGGAATAAGGGAGCTAATAAGGCACGGCAAGAACGGTTACTTATTCAACACCCTGGAGGAGGCAGTTGAGTTTTTAAATAGGCTACTTGAGGGGAAGGAAGGAGCTAAAAGGGGTGCAATTGGAAAGAGAATTTCTACATTATATTCGCTTGAGAAGGCGTGTAGAGAGGTTGAGAAGGTTTACGGGGAGGTGGTGAGATGA
- a CDS encoding signal peptidase I has product MEKAIKEIISTLLIILLTLAFYQGLKLVLHTDIPLVVVASGSMEPVFYRGDVVVLKGVKPEDIKVGDVVVYRSPLAKYPIIHRVREVRKVVIGGREKLCFVTWGDHNPVPDIYPTFNGVLDCVPGDAVEAKALLVIPKVGWISIKFRELLGLGG; this is encoded by the coding sequence ATGGAAAAGGCGATTAAAGAGATAATTTCTACTCTCTTGATAATCCTCTTAACCCTTGCCTTCTACCAGGGGCTTAAGCTTGTCCTCCACACTGACATACCCTTAGTGGTCGTCGCTAGTGGGTCTATGGAGCCCGTTTTCTACAGGGGAGATGTCGTTGTCCTTAAGGGTGTTAAACCTGAAGATATTAAAGTCGGAGACGTTGTAGTTTATAGGAGCCCTTTAGCCAAATATCCCATAATCCATAGGGTTAGGGAGGTCAGGAAGGTTGTTATTGGAGGTAGAGAAAAGCTCTGCTTTGTAACTTGGGGTGATCACAATCCAGTTCCTGATATCTATCCTACATTCAACGGTGTTTTAGACTGTGTCCCTGGGGATGCCGTAGAGGCTAAGGCTCTCTTGGTGATTCCTAAGGTAGGTTGGATCTCCATAAAGTTCAGGGAGCTTCTCGGCCTTGGTGGATGA
- a CDS encoding DMT family transporter: protein MKEKTKASLVLLGISVIWGSTFPVMKVAVKDFPPITFIAIRFTIASLLMLLFLKKELKRDQIIPGLILGVALFLGHGFQIVGLKYTTASNSAFITSLYVVFTPFVAYLILRKIIKVEDSVALILAILGLYLISNARLSLNYGDLLTIIAALSFAFQIVLVEYFSKHGIGIAFWQVFWNAVLSTTYALIAEGLPMPEGSVLLAILYTGIFATALAFFAQVKYQPKVEAYRAAILYSAEPVFGHLFSLVTLGEVLSVKGYLGALLIMSAIWIELYKEKLNRN from the coding sequence ATGAAGGAAAAAACCAAGGCCTCACTTGTGCTCCTTGGAATCTCGGTGATTTGGGGCTCAACGTTTCCCGTAATGAAGGTTGCGGTCAAGGATTTTCCCCCAATAACGTTCATAGCCATTAGATTCACGATAGCTTCCCTGTTAATGCTTCTCTTCCTCAAAAAGGAGCTGAAGAGAGATCAAATAATCCCTGGGCTAATTTTGGGAGTTGCCCTCTTCCTGGGGCATGGGTTTCAGATCGTCGGATTAAAGTACACCACAGCATCAAATTCGGCCTTTATAACATCCCTCTACGTGGTCTTTACTCCTTTCGTCGCTTATTTAATCCTAAGAAAGATTATAAAGGTTGAAGATTCAGTGGCGTTGATCCTTGCAATTTTGGGCCTTTACCTAATCTCCAACGCGAGGCTGTCCTTAAACTATGGGGATCTACTTACAATAATAGCGGCATTAAGCTTCGCCTTCCAGATAGTTCTCGTGGAGTACTTCAGCAAGCACGGAATAGGAATAGCCTTCTGGCAAGTCTTCTGGAATGCGGTGCTTTCAACGACCTATGCCCTAATTGCAGAAGGCCTGCCAATGCCAGAGGGAAGCGTTCTCCTCGCTATCCTCTACACAGGAATATTCGCCACGGCATTAGCTTTCTTTGCCCAGGTCAAGTACCAGCCTAAGGTTGAAGCCTACAGGGCTGCGATACTGTACTCTGCTGAGCCCGTATTCGGACATTTGTTCTCCCTGGTAACCCTGGGGGAGGTGCTTTCGGTAAAAGGCTACCTAGGGGCACTCCTAATAATGTCGGCGATATGGATAGAGTTGTACAAAGAAAAGCTTAATAGGAACTGA